The Stenotrophomonas sp. ASS1 genome segment GATACCTGGGCGATCAACTACAACCTGAGCCTGATGTTCGGTGTTCGCGTTGACATGCCGGACTTCAGCACCCAGCGCCTGTACAACCCGCGCATCGAGCAGCTGTACGGCTTCAACAACACCAAGCTGGTCGACAAGAAGCTGTTCCAGCCGCGCGTCGGCTTCAACTACACCTTCGATAGCGACCGTCCGACCCAGCTGCGCGGTGGCGTGGGCCTGTTCGGCGGTGCTGCCCCGAACGTGTGGCTGGCGGGTGCCTACCAGAACACCGGCCTGAACTACGCCGAGTACAACCTGACCCGCAATCCGGGTGGTTTCAGCTTCGATGCTGACAATCCGTTCATCCCGGACCCGTCGCTTGCTTCGGCACGTCAGAACGTCGACCTGATCGCTCCCGGTACCCGCCTGCCGTCGGTCTGGAAGGCCAACCTGGCCTTCGATCACGAACTGCCGTGGTACGGCATCGTGGCGTCGGCCGAGCTGCTGGTCACCAAGGTCAAGGATGGTCTGTACTTTGATCGTCTGGACGTCATGACCCCGAATGCCAACCGCTCGGTTGGTCAGGACGGTCGTGCGCTGTACTGGAACGACTACGGCATGAACGGTGCCAATGCTGGCTCGAACGGCATGCAGGCTGGCCAGAAGAACGGTCGTGCCTGCTCGGCCACCGATCAGACCTGCCCGAGTGACCGTGTCAACCGTCCGAGCGATATCGGCGACGTGATCCTGCTGCGCAACACCGACAAGGGTCGTGGTTCCCAGGCTACGTTCTCGCTGGCCAAGCCGCTGACCGAGAACTGGGGCTGGTCGCTGGGTTATACCTACACTCAGGCGAAGGAAGTGAGCCCGCTGTCCAGCTCGCAGAACACCTCGAATTGGAACAACACGCTGAGCCTGAACGCCAACGACAACGTTGCGTACAACTCGCGCTATGCGATCAAGGACCGCATCACCGGTACCCTGGAGTGGAAGCACAACTTCTTCGGTGACAATGCCACCCGCGTCGGCCTGTTCTATGAAGGCCGTTCGGGTCGTCCGTACAGCTACGTGTTCTATAACGACGTGAACGGCGACGGCGCAGGCACCAACGATCTGTTCTACGTGCCGAAGGGCCCGGGTGACGTGATCTTCACCGGCGGCGCCGACATGGAGAAGAAGTTCTTCGAATGGCTGGCGCAGAATCCGGAGCTTGATGCCTACCGTGGCAGCGTGGTCCCGGCCAATGCGCACCGCGCCAAGTGGGTCAACAGCTTCGATGTCCGCATCAGCCAGGAGTTCCCGGGCTTTGCGAAGACCCACAAGGGCGAGATCGCGCTGGACATCATGAATGTCGGCAATCTGCTCAACAAGAAGTGGGGTCTGATCGACGATTACGGCTTCTACGCCACCCGTCGCGTTGCCAACTACTCGGGTATCGACCCGGCTACCGGCAAGTACCTGTACAACTTCACCGGCCGTACCGACAACTCGTCGATCCAGGAAAACAACAACGACAAGGGCAACACCGCCGTGTCGCGCTGGTCGATGCAGCTGACCGTGAAGTACAAGTTCTGATCCATCAGAGCCTGAAGCAGTAAGTGAAAACGGCCGGGGAAACCCGGCCGTTTTCCGTTCATGCGAAAGCCCTTGCAGGTCACCTGGCATCGGCGTAGCATCGGGAAATGTGCGCGGTGCCAACGCCGCCGATGCGGTCCCGGAAAGGCGAACGCGGGAAGCACACATCCAACGGTCGGGCTTCCCGGCCGTTTTGCTTTTTAAGGGGGCGGCAGTACAGTCGGAAACCTTGAAGGAAGCGAAAAATTGGACATGACCACGAACGAAAAATCAGCCCGTGCACTGCCGGTGCAGGACGCGCGGATCTACCCGCGCGGTGGGCTGGATGTGCTGTCGCGGGCCGAAGTGGCCCGCCTGCGCGATGCGTCTGCCGGCGGTATGCACGAGCTGCTGCGCCGCTGCGCGCTGGCCGTGCTGACCAGCGGAAGCGCCTCTGACGATCCGCGCGCGGCGCGCGATCTGTATCCCGATTTCGACATCCAGGTGGCGCAGCAGGATCGCGGCGTGCGCATCGACCTGGTCAATGCACCGGCGATGGCCTTCGTCGATGGCGAGATCATCCGCGGCGTCGCCGAACTGCTGTTCGCCGTGGTGCGTGACCTGGCCTACATGGCCATCGAGATGGGCCCGGCCTACGCGGCCGAGCTGGAGTCGTCCGAGGGCATCACCAACGCGGTGTTCGGCCTGCTGCGCAATGCGCGCATCCTCAACCCGGGCGACCCGAACCTGGTCGTGTGCTGGGGTGGCCATTCGATCTCGCGCGACGAATACCTGTATACCAAGCAGGTGGGCTACGAGCTGGGCCTGCGCGGCCTGGATATCTGCACCGGCTGCGGTCCAGGCGCGATGAAGGGCCCGATGAAGGGCGCCACCATTGCCCACGCCAAGCAGCGCCGCACCGTGACGCGCTACATCGGCCTGACCGAGCCGGGCATCATCGCGGCCGAGTCGCCGAACCCGATCGTCAACCACTTGGTGATCATGCCGGACATCGAGAAGCGCCTTGAGGCCTTCGTCCGCATCGGCCACGGCATCATCGTGTTCGCCGGTGGCGTCGGCACCGCGGAGGAAATCCTGTACCTGCTCGGCATCCTGCTGCGCGAGGAAAACAAGGACCTGCCGTTCCCGCTGATCCTGACCGGCCCGACGGTGGCAGCGCCGTACTTCGAGCAGATCGACCGCTTCATCCGCCTGACCCTGGGCGATGCGGCCGCCGAGCGCTACGAGATCGTCATTGGCGACCCGGTGGCGGTGGCCAAGAAGATGGCCAACGGCATCAAGCGCGTGCGTGAGCACCGCCTGGCACAGAAGGACTCGTTCTTCTTCAACTGGTCGATCGAGATTCCGTGGGAGTACCAGCAGCCGTTCGTGCCGACCCACGAGGCAATGGCCGCGCTGGACCTGCACCACGGACGTGCCCCGCACGCGCTGGCGGCCGACCTGCGTCGGGCGTTCTCGGGCATCGTTGCCGGCAACGTGAAGGAAGACGGCATGCGCCGCATCGAGCAGTTCGGGCCGTTCCAGATCCATGGTGACCCGGACATGATGCAGGCCCTGGACGCGCTGCTGCGCGCCTTCGTCGAACAGCGCCGGATGAAGATCTCCGGCGAATACCAGCCCTGCTACCAGGTGCTGGCCTGAGCCTGCGCCGGCGCGATGGGGATCTCGCCGGGACAGGCAGGGGAGGGCGGGCCGTCAAGGCGTTGACGCCCGTCGCCCCGGAATGACCGTTCATCCTGCCGCCGCTTGCCGGTGGCAGGGCGATGGCCCATCGTGGCCATCAACACGCTGGGGAGCGTCCAATGTCTTTACGCCGGCAAAACGGCTTTACGCTGGTTGAGTTGATGGTCACGGTTGCCGTGCTGGCGATCCTGAGCACCATCGCCTATCCCAGCTTCCAGAGCACGATCCGTTCCAATCGGATGGCCACGACCAGCAACGAGTTGATGGCCTCGCTGGCGTTGGCGCGCTCGGAAGCGGTCAAAAATGCGCACGGCGCTGGCATGTGTGCTTCCAGTACCGGTACCGGTTGCGATGGCAAGTCATGGACCGACGGCTGGATGGTTTGGGATGACACCAACGGCAATGGCGGCTTCGATGCCGGGGAGGCCGTCCTGCGCTACAGCGAGCCACGCGCAGCGATGTCCGGGGTTGATGTGAAAACGGTGTCGGTGGCGTTCGATCCCCGTGGGCGCAGTCGGGCCGCTACCGCCACCGACATTACTCTTCGCCCGGACAAATGCGGTGACCAGCCACTTCAACGGCGTCTGACGGTGTCGCTGACGGGCCAGCTCAGGTTGCACAAGGAGGCCTGCAAATGAATCGTCGTCGCATCCAGTGGAAGACGGCGCGCCATCGCGCGCAGAACGGGTTCAGCCTGATTGAAGTGCTGATCGCCATTCTTGTGCTCGGCATCGGGCTGCTTGGCTTTGCCCTGCTTCAGACCATGAACGTACGCTACGTCCAGAGTGCGAACTACCGTACCCAAGCCACCAATCTCAGTTATGAACTGCTCGATCAGGTCCGTATCAACCGTGTAGCTGCCGCGTTGTACGTAGGTGACTACTCAGCGACTACAAGCGAGTGCAATCCGCCGATCGGCAAGGACATTGATCAGGCCGCCTTCATGAAAGATTGGCGTTGCCGGTTGGGTAAAGCACTAGGCGACAACGCCAGTGCATCCGTCACTCGCAACAACAACGTGGTCACTGTGCGCGTCAGCTGGGGAGATGAGCGCTGGAGTGCAGATGCCGATGACACTACCTTCAGTGCGAGTACACGCCTGTGAGCACGCTTCGTTCCCGTCGTCATCTGGCTGGCGTGTCGATGATCGAGCTCATGATTGCGCTCGCGATCGGCCTGATCATCATGCTCGCCGTGATCCAGGTGTTCGCCGCCTCCCGCGCCGCCTATCAGTTGTCCGAGGGTATGGCGCGCGTGCAGGAAAATAGCCGCTTCGCGATGGATACCCTGCAGCGCGAACTGCGGATGGCCGGCCATTTCGGTTGCGTCAACGACCAGTCGCACGATCTTTCCGGATCGCTGCACAGCACTTTGACTGCCAACGCGCATCCAACCCTGGACTTCGGACGTTCCATTCAGGGCTATGAAGCTGTCGGGACCGCGCCCGGCAAAGATGTCACGATCAGCGCAGATCCGCCGACTGGTGGCGTGGACTACCTCCCCGTGCTGCCGAAGGAGATCGCTGATGCCCTGCCGAACCGGGTCAACGGTAGCGATATCGTGGCAATGCGTTACCTGATGCCCGACGGTGTCCCGGTAACCCTGATCGGCGGCACCGCGTCCAAGCCGATCTTCAGTTTCGATCCCAAGCGCGTAGCGGTGCTCAACAGTGGTGTCAGCAATCCGGGGTTGTTCGGTGTTGCGGATTGCATTTCCGCGACCACGTTCCAGGCCAATGCAGTGAATGCCACTGCCGGTACCGTGACCTTTGACACCGCGCCGAACAACACCGGCACATTCAGCAGCGTCTATACCGAAGGGCAGACCATGTTGCATCGCGCCGAAAGCGTGGTGTTCTACGTTGGTAAAGATGCCGACAGGGAGCAGACCTCGCTGTACCGCGTCCGCTTCGGCGCCGCTCCCAATGGTGCATTCACTGCCGGCGCGCCCGAAGCGCTGGTCGAGGGTGTGGCCAACATGCAGCTGCTGTATGGGCAGGATCGCGGCCTGACGCGGACCGCACCAACCGGCTTCATCGACCGCCAAGGCACCGCTGATGACGTGGAGAAGTCATTGACCGATACCGCGCAGGCCTGGCGACGTGTGGGTGCGGTGCAACTGGGTCTGGTTATGTCCAGCCCGGATCCGGCCGCTGCTGTGCAGGCCAAGGACGGGGCGGCACTCACTGCGCTGGGGGTCACCTTCGCCGCGCCCAGTGATGGCCGCATGCGCTCCACCTACCAGACGACCATCGCAATCCGTAACCGCCTGTTTGGCAACTGAGGCATCCCATGGCTCTACGCGCGCCCCGCTGGCAACCTCCTCGCACCCAACGGGGTGCGGTGCTCTACGTTGCCCTGATCATGCTCATCCTGCTGGCCCTGATCGGCATCGCAGGCATGCAGGTGACAGGCATGCAGGAGCGTATGGCGGCCAATTATCTAAGGACCAACCTGGCGTTCCAGAACGCCGAGCAGAACGCTCGTCAGGTTGAGGACACCATTGCCACCACCATCGAGGGCGGTGGGTTGTACGCTGCGGCGCAGGAGGCCTGCAGCCCTACCTACGACCCACTGACCTGGGCCAATGGAGTTTCCGCCAATTCGGCGCAGTACACCCGTCGGATCGACAAGTGCTTCCCGTCCTCCAGCCGTCGCGTGGGTGCGAAGTTGAACGAAGACACCGGCAACATCTATCAGGTCACTGCCCTGTCCAGTGATGCCACCACCAACGCTTCGGCCAGCGCCGTCATCGATACGGTTTTCATTCCATGAACACTCCGCGCCGTTTCCTCCGCCTCACTCCGTCCCAGTGGCTGCGATGGGGTACCGCTGGTGCTGTCGTCGCTGCTGTCGCCGCACTGGTGATTCCGCTACGTGCGGCCATTGGTGACTTCGATATCGCCCAGGAGCCGCTGTACAGCAAGCAGAGCCAGCCACCGCTGATGATGATGGTGATGTCGCGCGACGAACAGCTGTTCAACAAGGCATACAGCGACTACACCGACATTGGTGGCGGTCCTGATGGCAGTGAGGACGGCATCCTCGATACGACCTATCTGGATGCGTTCGAGTACGGCGGCTACTTCGACTCCAAGCTCTGCTACTCGGTGACAGGCACTGGCGCCAATGCACTGTTCAAGGCTGCGGCAAAGGGCGGCGGCAGTAACGGCCACAGCTGCACAGGCCAGTGGTCAGGCAACTTCCTCAACTGGGTCACCATGAGCAGGCTGGACGTCATGCGCAGCGTGCTTTACGGTGGACTGCGCACCACGGACAGCCTGACCCAGACCATCATTGAACGCGCGCGGATTCCCAATGATCTGCACGCATGGGTGAAGGTGTATACCGGTTCAGACATCGGCAATTTCGCACCGCTGACGGCGAACTCCACCGGCTGGTCATTCTGCAATGGCAACACATCTGCCACCAGCGGATCGTTGATGCGGGTGGCTTCGGGCAACTGGTCCGAGTGGGCAGCGACGGCCAGTTATCAGTGCGGCGTCGGTCGTACCGATACCGACGGCAAGCGCGACGTGCCCGGGTCGGCGGCGGACTATGCTGTACGCCTGGATGTCTGCGCGGGAGGCACTGATGCATTGCGGGAGAACTACTGCCGCAAGTACACCAGTGGCAATACCGATCGTTACAAGCCGGCCGGCCTGCTGCAGACCTATGGTGAGAGCGGGCGCCTGCGTTTTGGCCTGATTTCCGGTACATATGCCAATCCGCGTGATGGTGGCGTACTGCGCCGGAACATCGGCAAGCTGGCCGGCAATGGTGACAGCTTCTGCGGCACCGGTGACGAGATCGATCTCTCTACCGGCCAGTTCTGCTACATGAAGTCCGGCGCGACCGCCAATGGTGAAGGGGTGATCAACACGATCTCCAACTTCAGCATCGACCAGTGGAACTGGAAGGACAACTGGAGCGACTGCAACCAGTACGGCATCCTCAATCGTGTAGGTACCGATAATTCGAAGATCCTCAATAACCCGGGTGCGGGCAACCAGAGGTGCAGTGCCTGGGGCAATCCGCTGGCGGAGATGTATGCAGAGGCGCTGCGGTATGTGACCGGTGGAAGCAAGGTCTATGGTGACTCTGGTGACCTCGCTACGCTGCCAACCGGAATTGCCTGGGTCGACCCCTATCGGGACCCGGCCAAGGGCGGAAATTCCTATTGCGCCACCTGCAACATCCTGGTCATGTCATCCGGCCTGCCGTCATTCGACAGTGACAACATAGGTACGTTGCCAGTTTCGATCAACGCGACTACCGCGACCAACGATATCGGAACCGCTGAGGGCATCGCCGGCAAAAGCTGGATGATCGGCCGCGTCGGTGCGACCCCGAGCGGTACTGTGCTCAATACCCACGAAGACATATGCCAGGGACGTACCGTCGACAATCTCAGTCTGGCGCGCGGCATCTGTCCGGATATTCCTTCGATGGAAGGCAGTTATCTCATGGCCGGCATGGCCAAGTCTGCGGCGGCGACGGACCTTCGTCCGGGTGTACAGAGCAAACCGGCCAGTTACAAGATCACGGCTACCACGTACACCGTTGCGATGGCCGAGAATCTGCCGAAATTCGAAATCAAGGTCGGCGGCAAGACCATCAGCCTGGCACCGTTGTGCCAGGCCAACAATGACGGTTGGTTGGAAATCGCCGACAGCGGCTGGCGCAGCTGCTTCCTGGGTTCGGTTGGTATTGGAGTGAAGTCCGGCGTCAACAACAACAAGTACGGCCGACCGTATGCGAACGATGCGAGCTCGGGCAGCTTCTCGCTGGTGTGGGAGGATTCGCTGTGGGGCAACGACCACGACAACGATGTCGTGGCGATGATGAGCTACTGTGTAGGGGCGGCCTGCAACTCCGTGCCAGCCGGCGCCAACGACATCTGCTGGCGTGCCGATCCGATCCGCAGCGTGGTCGCCAATACCACCACCACACTGTGCAACCGCGACTCGTCCAGCCGTGGCACTACGCTGCGCAGCGCCGTGGCGGCCGATGAGGTGCTGATCCGGATCGAGAACCTCTCCGCCTTCGCCGGAAACGCGATGCTGACCGGCTACACCATCTCTGGCTCAAATGCCGCCAACACGGTGCAGAGGCTGACCCTGCGCAAGGGTGACTATAAAAGGGGCACTACTGGCCCTGCTCGCAATGGTTCCGTCATTACCCAGTCCGATGATTTCCCGAGTACTTGGGATCGGCCGGTTGTGATCAAGTACAAGGCCTCAAGTGGTGCGGCGGCCGGCCAGCTGGAAAGTCCGCTGTGGTATGCCGCCAAGTATGGCGTGCCGGCTGGCAAGAAATGGGACAGCAAGAAGCCCGGAGTGCCCGACAACTACTTCCTGGCTCGCAATCCTTCCAAGCTGCGCCAGGCGCTGGATGACATCTTTGCCAGTGCTGCCGAGGGCGACGCGCCGGTCGGTGGCAGTGGCTCGGGTGCACGCATCACTACCGGCTCGTTCACGGTAGGCTCGCATTACAAGGTTACTGCCGGCTCAAATGACTGGACGGGGGACGTGGTGGGAACCCAGGTGCTGCCCAGCGGCGCCGATGGTGATGAATTGTGGCGTGCATCGAGCAGGATGGCGGGCGCCAACCGCAAGATCTTCATGGCGACATCCGCCAATATGCAGGACACCAAGGATGTGGTCACGCCGGTAGCTGCAGCGGCGTTCACGGCGTCCAGCATTCCAGGCAGTACCCGCGCGCAGAAGCTGGCGGTGATGGGCTTCAGCACCACCCCGACGCCGATCCCGGCTTGGTTCGGTAGCACGACTGTCGACCAACTGGTCAACTATCTCAGCGGCAGCGCAGTGCCTGGGCTTCGGACCCGCACCTCGCCTCTGGGTGACATCATCAACTCCACTACCGAAATCGTGTCCAATCGCGATGATTTTGGCTATGGGGGATGGACGGCGCAGGGCGTTGTGTGGAAGCAGACGCTCGGCAGTGCCTACAAGACCTTCCTGAATGCCAAGCGTGCGGCGAATGGACCGCCAACCATGGTCTATGTCGGTGCCAACGACGGCATGTTGCACGGCTTCAATGCCAGCACCACAGCGGCGGCGGGCAGGGAGGAGTTTGCTTTCATTCCGTCCACATCGCTGCAGCACATTGCCGAACTGGCGAACCCGAAGTATGGCCACCGCTACTATGTGGACGGGCCGGTGACATCTTCGGATGTCTATTACGGTGATTCCTGGCATACCGTGGTGGCGGCGACCACCGGCGCCGGCGGCGCGAGCAAGGCGCCGAATGCGGCAAGCGTTGGCAATGGCTCGGTATTCGCTCTGGATGTCAGCGATCCGACCGGGTTCGATGCCAGCAAGGTCCTGTGGGAAGTATCCGGCAAGAACGAATCCGATCTTGGTTTCGTGCTTGGCAAGCCAGCGATCGTTCCGTTGACCAGCGCCACCAGTGGTGGAGCACCGCGTTTTGTCGCGTTGTTCGGCAACGGTGTGAACTCGTCAGGCGGCAAGGCTGTGCTGTATGTGGTCGATATCCAGACCGGCAAGGTGCTCAAGCGCTTGAGTCCGGCTGATTCCAAGTATGTTGGCCGCAATGGCCTGATGAACATCGTGCCGGTGGCGCTGAAGAATGCGGACGGGGTGACCGATACGGTTTATGGCGGCGACATGAAGGGCAATCTGTGGAAGTTCGATCTGTCC includes the following:
- the ppnN gene encoding nucleotide 5'-monophosphate nucleosidase PpnN, which codes for MTTNEKSARALPVQDARIYPRGGLDVLSRAEVARLRDASAGGMHELLRRCALAVLTSGSASDDPRAARDLYPDFDIQVAQQDRGVRIDLVNAPAMAFVDGEIIRGVAELLFAVVRDLAYMAIEMGPAYAAELESSEGITNAVFGLLRNARILNPGDPNLVVCWGGHSISRDEYLYTKQVGYELGLRGLDICTGCGPGAMKGPMKGATIAHAKQRRTVTRYIGLTEPGIIAAESPNPIVNHLVIMPDIEKRLEAFVRIGHGIIVFAGGVGTAEEILYLLGILLREENKDLPFPLILTGPTVAAPYFEQIDRFIRLTLGDAAAERYEIVIGDPVAVAKKMANGIKRVREHRLAQKDSFFFNWSIEIPWEYQQPFVPTHEAMAALDLHHGRAPHALAADLRRAFSGIVAGNVKEDGMRRIEQFGPFQIHGDPDMMQALDALLRAFVEQRRMKISGEYQPCYQVLA
- a CDS encoding Tfp pilus assembly protein FimT/FimU, with protein sequence MSLRRQNGFTLVELMVTVAVLAILSTIAYPSFQSTIRSNRMATTSNELMASLALARSEAVKNAHGAGMCASSTGTGCDGKSWTDGWMVWDDTNGNGGFDAGEAVLRYSEPRAAMSGVDVKTVSVAFDPRGRSRAATATDITLRPDKCGDQPLQRRLTVSLTGQLRLHKEACK
- the pilV gene encoding type IV pilus modification protein PilV: MNRRRIQWKTARHRAQNGFSLIEVLIAILVLGIGLLGFALLQTMNVRYVQSANYRTQATNLSYELLDQVRINRVAAALYVGDYSATTSECNPPIGKDIDQAAFMKDWRCRLGKALGDNASASVTRNNNVVTVRVSWGDERWSADADDTTFSASTRL
- a CDS encoding PilW family protein; the protein is MIELMIALAIGLIIMLAVIQVFAASRAAYQLSEGMARVQENSRFAMDTLQRELRMAGHFGCVNDQSHDLSGSLHSTLTANAHPTLDFGRSIQGYEAVGTAPGKDVTISADPPTGGVDYLPVLPKEIADALPNRVNGSDIVAMRYLMPDGVPVTLIGGTASKPIFSFDPKRVAVLNSGVSNPGLFGVADCISATTFQANAVNATAGTVTFDTAPNNTGTFSSVYTEGQTMLHRAESVVFYVGKDADREQTSLYRVRFGAAPNGAFTAGAPEALVEGVANMQLLYGQDRGLTRTAPTGFIDRQGTADDVEKSLTDTAQAWRRVGAVQLGLVMSSPDPAAAVQAKDGAALTALGVTFAAPSDGRMRSTYQTTIAIRNRLFGN
- a CDS encoding PilX N-terminal domain-containing pilus assembly protein, which codes for MLILLALIGIAGMQVTGMQERMAANYLRTNLAFQNAEQNARQVEDTIATTIEGGGLYAAAQEACSPTYDPLTWANGVSANSAQYTRRIDKCFPSSSRRVGAKLNEDTGNIYQVTALSSDATTNASASAVIDTVFIP
- a CDS encoding PilC/PilY family type IV pilus protein produces the protein MNTPRRFLRLTPSQWLRWGTAGAVVAAVAALVIPLRAAIGDFDIAQEPLYSKQSQPPLMMMVMSRDEQLFNKAYSDYTDIGGGPDGSEDGILDTTYLDAFEYGGYFDSKLCYSVTGTGANALFKAAAKGGGSNGHSCTGQWSGNFLNWVTMSRLDVMRSVLYGGLRTTDSLTQTIIERARIPNDLHAWVKVYTGSDIGNFAPLTANSTGWSFCNGNTSATSGSLMRVASGNWSEWAATASYQCGVGRTDTDGKRDVPGSAADYAVRLDVCAGGTDALRENYCRKYTSGNTDRYKPAGLLQTYGESGRLRFGLISGTYANPRDGGVLRRNIGKLAGNGDSFCGTGDEIDLSTGQFCYMKSGATANGEGVINTISNFSIDQWNWKDNWSDCNQYGILNRVGTDNSKILNNPGAGNQRCSAWGNPLAEMYAEALRYVTGGSKVYGDSGDLATLPTGIAWVDPYRDPAKGGNSYCATCNILVMSSGLPSFDSDNIGTLPVSINATTATNDIGTAEGIAGKSWMIGRVGATPSGTVLNTHEDICQGRTVDNLSLARGICPDIPSMEGSYLMAGMAKSAAATDLRPGVQSKPASYKITATTYTVAMAENLPKFEIKVGGKTISLAPLCQANNDGWLEIADSGWRSCFLGSVGIGVKSGVNNNKYGRPYANDASSGSFSLVWEDSLWGNDHDNDVVAMMSYCVGAACNSVPAGANDICWRADPIRSVVANTTTTLCNRDSSSRGTTLRSAVAADEVLIRIENLSAFAGNAMLTGYTISGSNAANTVQRLTLRKGDYKRGTTGPARNGSVITQSDDFPSTWDRPVVIKYKASSGAAAGQLESPLWYAAKYGVPAGKKWDSKKPGVPDNYFLARNPSKLRQALDDIFASAAEGDAPVGGSGSGARITTGSFTVGSHYKVTAGSNDWTGDVVGTQVLPSGADGDELWRASSRMAGANRKIFMATSANMQDTKDVVTPVAAAAFTASSIPGSTRAQKLAVMGFSTTPTPIPAWFGSTTVDQLVNYLSGSAVPGLRTRTSPLGDIINSTTEIVSNRDDFGYGGWTAQGVVWKQTLGSAYKTFLNAKRAANGPPTMVYVGANDGMLHGFNASTTAAAGREEFAFIPSTSLQHIAELANPKYGHRYYVDGPVTSSDVYYGDSWHTVVAATTGAGGASKAPNAASVGNGSVFALDVSDPTGFDASKVLWEVSGKNESDLGFVLGKPAIVPLTSATSGGAPRFVALFGNGVNSSGGKAVLYVVDIQTGKVLKRLSPADSKYVGRNGLMNIVPVALKNADGVTDTVYGGDMKGNLWKFDLSSNDPANWNVAYSGAPLFTATRNNVAQPITGSIEVSSGPAGGISLFFGTGQYFAADDNTVNANTGVQTLYGVWDDLKTPIADRTSLVQQSVLVGTDSNGYETRDITSNPVSYTNKRGWYVDLTVDSIVDGERFIATPTIQSGRVFFLTYVPGSAICGSGGVNWRYGVYLLTGGGGMSGLSDKPGGDSICTGNCGGIKLTKGGKGSQGGPITNNSVFVPKLTPCDPSKTKCKVDELLEPCTYMLGTQGADGMYLPRPCGRQSWRQIR